In the genome of Candidatus Bathyarchaeota archaeon, the window CCGCACTTAACTTATTAAGAGGTACCCCTAAATTTAACTTTAAAGCTTCAGCTAATTGCTTTTCTAAAGTAACTTCTAAACCTTTTTTTGAAAGAAACTCTAAAACTTCATTTGAAAGTTTAATTGCATCTTCAATATCCAACCTTGAGACTATACCAATCTTTTTAAACATTTTTATCTTCCAACTTTATTATAAGGTAACTAAAATAGCTAGTTACTTAAGAATTACTCCTTAATTAAACATTAAAAAGGTTTTTAGGTTTTAAGCATTACAAGTTTTGTTTAGAAAACTTAGTCAGGAACTGAAAGTAAACAATGTTGAAACCTAAATTTCTTTCTACAAAATCTTTTTCTCTCAATAAATTATTAAATGGTGGTTTACCTTTAAGGGAGTTATCTTTAATTTATGGGGAAGCATCCACTGGGAAAACTACTTTAGTTCTTCAAACAGCTATTGAAGCCGCTAAAAACTTATTAAAAGTACTTTATATCGATGTAGATTATTCCTTTACTCCGCAACGGTTTAACCAAATAGCAGGTTTACATGCAAATAAAGCTTCACCTAACATTTTTATTTTTACTCCAAAAACTTTTTTTGAGCAAACTCAAATAATAGAGAATTTGGAAACTTACTTATCTAAATTAACTGTTTTAATTATTGTTGACTCTATTACAACGCTTTACAGGTTGGAGGTTTCAACTTTAGAAGAGCGTTTTGCTTTAAACCGCGCTTTAAATAGGCAATTAGCCTATTTAGCTGAATTAGCTAAAAAACATGAGTTAGCTGTAGTTTTAACAAGTCAAGTTCATAGCTCATTAAATGAGTACGTGGATATAGAACCTATAGCTAAACGCGCTCTTTTTCACTGGTGTGGAACAATAATTAAACTAGTAAATCTTAAAGGCAACTTTAAAGAAGTTATTGTTGAACGATTAAACTTCAAGGAAACACCTAATCTTAAATGCAAATTAAAACTTACAAAAGAAGGGTTAATAGAGGCTTTAAATAAAGATGAATGAATCTTTTTTTTCAGCTTTAATATTTATTTTGCCTGCTTATATAGCGAATGCTAGTGCAGTAGTTTTTCATGGGAAAAAACCAATAGATTTTAACAAAACTTTTATTGATAAAAAAAGAGTGTTTGGAGCTAATAAAACTATTGAAGGTTTTATTGGGGGTTTTTTATGCGGTTTATTAATGACGATAATTGAATGTTTAATTTTAAACTGTAAAAACTTTAATTTCTTCTTATTAGGTGCTTTAATTAGTTTAGGAGCTTTACTGGGGGATCTTCTAGGAGCTTTTATTAAGAGGAGATTAACTTTAGCTCCAGGTTTTCCTCTTCCATTTCTAGATCAATTAGATTTTGTTTATGGCGCATTAATTATTTCTTATCCTTTTTCAAAATTAGATTTAAACGCGTTATTTTTTATTTTTCTCTTTACGCCTTTTCTTCATTTAATCACTAACAGTATAGCTTACTTGTTAAAATTAAAAAAATTTTGGTGGTAAGTATTATCCAGAAATTTTCTGTTGCATTAAAGTGATTAAATAATAAACTGAGAGTATTGTTATTGTAAATCCTATAATAAGTGTAATATAGGCTTCTCTAGGTCTATAAACCATTTTTATACTTTTATAAAGCAGGTATAATCCTACAACACCTATTAAATATAGAAAAGCTGAAACTAAACTTTCACTTAAAGTTTGAACATTAATGTTTCCTCTATAAATAAATGTCCAACCTGTTGAAGAGGGTAGTAAAGCTAAAGGTTTTTCTAAAGCTGCAAAAATTCCACCAGAAAAAATAAACACTGAAAAAACAAGAACTATAATAAACAAGGTTGTTGCTGAAAGTTTAGGTTTTACTCTTCTTTTTTTAACAGTGTAAATTAAATCCTTAGTTTTAAGCTTTATTTTCCATAAAATTTTTTGAGTCAATATTTACACCGCCTTATTAGGTTTTAAACAATTTTAAATCGGATTTAAATCTTTTGAATATTTATATTTAATGTTTATCTTATTGTTTTTACTTTGGTTTATTTAAAAAAAGGAGGTTTCATGTTGCCTCAAAAAGTTTTCTGCAGCAAATGTGGAGCTACACTTTATGAAGGTGGAGAATTAGCGTCTCCCATAGATATAATTCAACGTTATCGTGGTATTTGCCCTAAATGTGGAAAAACTTTAAATTTTGATTATGATAATATTGAGATTCATCCTATTGAAAATGAAGAGGCGCTTTAAAAATGCTTAATAAAACTCAAATATATGATTTCCATAAAAAAAATGGAAAATTAGTTGAATTTGCTGGTTTTGAAATGCCTATTTGGTATAAAGGAATAATTGAAGAATGCTTGGCTGTTAGAAATGCTGCAGGAATTTTTGACGTATCCCACATGGGAAGAGCCTTTATTTATGGCGAGGAAGATGAAGCTTTTCTAAATTATTTAACTCCAAATGATGTTTCAATGCTTAAACCAGGCATGGGTCATTACTCGGTTATGTGTAATGAGCAAGGTGGTATAATAGACGATTTAATACTACTTAAATTAAAAGATAAATTTTTAATGGTTTTTAATGCTAGCAATAGAAGTAAAGATTTAGCGTGGATGTATAAACAAGCGGAA includes:
- a CDS encoding AAA family ATPase, with translation MLKPKFLSTKSFSLNKLLNGGLPLRELSLIYGEASTGKTTLVLQTAIEAAKNLLKVLYIDVDYSFTPQRFNQIAGLHANKASPNIFIFTPKTFFEQTQIIENLETYLSKLTVLIIVDSITTLYRLEVSTLEERFALNRALNRQLAYLAELAKKHELAVVLTSQVHSSLNEYVDIEPIAKRALFHWCGTIIKLVNLKGNFKEVIVERLNFKETPNLKCKLKLTKEGLIEALNKDE
- a CDS encoding CDP-2,3-bis-(O-geranylgeranyl)-sn-glycerol synthase, with amino-acid sequence MNESFFSALIFILPAYIANASAVVFHGKKPIDFNKTFIDKKRVFGANKTIEGFIGGFLCGLLMTIIECLILNCKNFNFFLLGALISLGALLGDLLGAFIKRRLTLAPGFPLPFLDQLDFVYGALIISYPFSKLDLNALFFIFLFTPFLHLITNSIAYLLKLKKFWW